Proteins from a genomic interval of Leptospira bandrabouensis:
- a CDS encoding KH domain-containing protein, whose product MESLVRYIVTSLVDQPEQVAVNQVPGEEETVIELRVAPKDLGKVIGKNGRIAKSLRTVLQAAGTKQGKNYTLEIVD is encoded by the coding sequence ATGGAATCCTTAGTTCGTTATATCGTTACATCTCTCGTTGACCAACCAGAACAAGTGGCTGTCAACCAAGTCCCCGGAGAGGAAGAAACAGTGATCGAACTTCGGGTAGCACCAAAAGACCTAGGGAAGGTGATCGGAAAAAACGGAAGGATTGCAAAATCTTTACGTACTGTTTTACAAGCAGCCGGAACCAAACAAGGCAAAAACTATACTTTAGAAATTGTCGACTAA
- a CDS encoding EscU/YscU/HrcU family type III secretion system export apparatus switch protein yields the protein MKQKMAALAYDPTRNVAPKLVAKAEGRFAENLIRLAKESGVLVIRDEMMIQTLDHLPNGKEIPRELYEAVASVFRILVLERQKKNN from the coding sequence ATGAAACAAAAGATGGCAGCTCTTGCCTATGATCCAACCCGGAATGTGGCACCGAAACTTGTGGCTAAGGCAGAGGGGAGGTTTGCTGAAAATTTGATTCGGCTTGCCAAAGAGTCGGGAGTTTTAGTCATTCGAGATGAAATGATGATACAAACCTTAGATCATCTCCCTAATGGAAAAGAAATTCCCAGGGAATTGTATGAAGCCGTAGCTTCAGTGTTTCGAATCCTTGTTTTAGAGAGACAAAAGAAAAACAATTGA
- the rimM gene encoding ribosome maturation factor RimM (Essential for efficient processing of 16S rRNA), translated as MSTKPSLVKVGVIGSSHGIKGFIKVFTEGDTLNSVKPPFTCTVEDPRGNQSTIQIEEIKPNGNHFLVKLKGFETPETVIKYRGFSLLWKREDLPKPTEGEIYTEDLVGLLAISKETSQSLHYVVTQVIDNPAHPILELKPKSGEGETILIPFLNRFVGDWNLESKTLEIIHWEQWFEV; from the coding sequence TTGTCGACTAAACCAAGTTTAGTGAAAGTGGGGGTCATTGGATCCTCACATGGAATCAAAGGGTTCATCAAAGTTTTCACTGAAGGTGATACCTTAAATTCCGTCAAACCACCGTTTACCTGTACCGTCGAAGACCCTCGGGGAAATCAGTCTACCATCCAAATTGAGGAAATCAAACCTAACGGAAATCATTTCCTAGTCAAACTAAAAGGTTTTGAAACTCCGGAAACTGTCATCAAATACCGTGGATTCTCTTTATTATGGAAAAGGGAAGATTTACCGAAACCCACCGAAGGCGAAATTTACACCGAAGATTTAGTCGGCCTTCTTGCCATTTCCAAAGAAACGAGCCAATCGCTGCATTATGTTGTGACCCAAGTCATAGACAACCCAGCGCATCCTATTTTAGAACTAAAACCAAAATCAGGCGAAGGCGAAACAATCCTCATTCCTTTTCTCAACCGGTTTGTCGGTGATTGGAATTTAGAATCCAAAACCTTAGAAATCATTCATTGGGAGCAGTGGTTTGAAGTTTAA
- a CDS encoding ribonuclease HII, which yields MGCVSFDLPTLEKIKNGEILKGLRDSKKIPEPKRLELRTEILKYVTYFRVTFVSAKFIDKFNINQAIFYGMNRCLPTNPQPFESKTTAHEKLHLSNSTYDGEANRNEDKWLNTKAYLLADGNYKLKITKPIEGYFSLPKGDDLIPSISAASILAKTYRDEYMEKMDLKYPGYGFAKHKGYGTEEHREALLKLGISPIHRLSFCKFLRREGSEPSLF from the coding sequence GTGGGTTGTGTTTCCTTTGATCTCCCTACCTTAGAGAAAATCAAAAATGGCGAAATCCTAAAAGGGCTTCGCGATTCTAAAAAAATTCCCGAACCCAAACGTCTGGAACTTAGAACAGAAATCCTAAAGTATGTAACATACTTTCGTGTGACGTTTGTTAGTGCCAAATTCATTGATAAGTTTAATATCAACCAAGCCATTTTTTATGGGATGAACCGCTGTTTGCCGACAAACCCACAACCATTTGAATCCAAAACTACTGCGCATGAAAAATTACATTTGTCCAATTCTACTTACGATGGAGAGGCAAATCGCAATGAAGACAAATGGTTAAATACTAAGGCTTATCTCCTCGCTGATGGAAATTATAAACTAAAAATTACTAAACCTATAGAAGGTTATTTCTCTCTTCCCAAAGGGGATGATTTAATTCCTTCTATTTCTGCGGCCTCCATCCTTGCCAAAACCTATAGAGATGAATATATGGAAAAAATGGACTTAAAATACCCAGGTTATGGGTTTGCCAAACACAAAGGATACGGAACCGAAGAACATAGGGAGGCTCTTTTGAAACTTGGAATTTCTCCGATCCACAGGTTGAGTTTTTGTAAATTTCTCCGAAGAGAAGGGAGTGAGCCCTCTCTTTTCTAA
- the trmD gene encoding tRNA (guanosine(37)-N1)-methyltransferase TrmD encodes MKFNFITLFPEKITSYFDTGIPGKAVKQGVVEINTVHLRDFADNKHQKVDDTIYGGGPGMLLQVGPIYRALESLGENKGKVILLSPSGELFNQTLAREIFESSETFTLISGYYEGVDHRVTEHLIDREVAIGNYVISSGDLAALVVADCLSRFVPGFLGKEESLLEESHNETEELEYPQYTKPYDFMGWTVPDVLLGGHHEEIRKWRQKNRKTRNHS; translated from the coding sequence TTGAAGTTTAATTTCATCACTCTTTTCCCAGAAAAAATTACCTCTTACTTTGATACAGGAATTCCAGGCAAAGCCGTAAAACAAGGGGTTGTGGAAATCAATACTGTCCACCTCCGTGACTTTGCGGATAACAAACACCAAAAGGTAGATGATACTATTTATGGTGGTGGACCAGGGATGCTTTTGCAAGTGGGACCCATTTACAGGGCTTTAGAATCTCTCGGAGAAAATAAAGGGAAGGTCATCCTCCTCAGTCCTTCAGGGGAACTGTTTAACCAGACTTTGGCCCGAGAGATTTTCGAATCTTCTGAGACTTTCACTTTGATTTCTGGATATTACGAAGGGGTCGACCATCGTGTCACGGAGCATTTAATTGACAGGGAAGTGGCCATTGGAAACTATGTTATTTCATCGGGGGATTTAGCTGCTCTCGTTGTTGCTGATTGCCTATCTCGGTTTGTTCCGGGATTTTTAGGAAAAGAAGAAAGCCTTCTCGAAGAATCGCACAATGAAACAGAAGAATTAGAATACCCTCAGTATACAAAACCCTATGATTTTATGGGTTGGACCGTTCCTGATGTGCTCCTCGGTGGACATCATGAAGAGATCCGGAAATGGCGGCAAAAAAACCGCAAAACAAGAAATCATTCTTAG
- the rplS gene encoding 50S ribosomal protein L19 produces the protein MNQILETALAGEAKNELNFEIGDTVKVHYKIVESGKERVQVYEGIVISIANKSQSKTFTVRRVSYDIGVERIFPLHSPRIAKIELVRKGSVRRAKLFYLRDKKGKAGRIKERKGGQAIVAKDKKRQDEASKAALAQAKAAEAPSA, from the coding sequence ATGAATCAGATTCTAGAAACAGCACTCGCAGGCGAAGCAAAGAACGAACTTAATTTCGAAATTGGTGATACTGTAAAAGTTCACTACAAAATCGTTGAATCTGGAAAAGAACGTGTTCAGGTTTACGAAGGTATTGTGATCTCCATTGCGAACAAATCACAAAGTAAAACCTTTACTGTAAGACGTGTGTCTTATGATATCGGAGTGGAAAGAATTTTCCCACTTCATAGCCCGCGCATTGCAAAGATTGAACTCGTTCGTAAAGGATCTGTTCGTCGTGCGAAACTTTTCTATCTCCGTGATAAAAAAGGAAAAGCAGGACGTATCAAAGAAAGAAAAGGCGGACAAGCGATTGTTGCCAAAGACAAAAAGAGACAGGATGAGGCTTCTAAAGCCGCTCTTGCACAAGCAAAAGCTGCAGAAGCACCTAGCGCATAA